From the Candidatus Krumholzibacteriota bacterium genome, one window contains:
- the rimI gene encoding ribosomal protein S18-alanine N-acetyltransferase, whose translation MADFVIREMQEGDIPEVLEIEQSSFDCPWPESMFAGQLKLKDTALILVAVLDDTVIGYVIVWFEMDYSHILNIAVGERWRGKKIADKILEVVKKKSADKGCKSIYLEVRESNKFALDFYNRHGFRLIGEQKEYYGRTGESALIMELIID comes from the coding sequence TTGGCCGATTTTGTGATAAGGGAAATGCAAGAGGGTGATATACCGGAAGTTCTTGAAATAGAACAATCCAGCTTTGATTGTCCTTGGCCCGAAAGTATGTTTGCAGGTCAACTCAAATTGAAGGATACAGCTTTGATATTAGTGGCTGTGTTGGATGATACTGTTATTGGATATGTTATTGTATGGTTTGAAATGGATTATTCTCATATTCTCAATATAGCTGTCGGTGAGAGATGGAGGGGGAAAAAGATAGCCGACAAAATTCTTGAAGTAGTCAAAAAGAAGTCGGCTGATAAGGGATGCAAAAGTATTTATCTCGAGGTCAGAGAGAGCAATAAATTTGCCCTGGATTTTTATAATCGGCACGGGTTCCGTTTAATTGGAGAACAGAAAGAATATTACGGAAGAACAGGCGAAAGTGCGTTGATTATGGAGCTTATAATTGATTGA
- the tsaE gene encoding tRNA (adenosine(37)-N6)-threonylcarbamoyltransferase complex ATPase subunit type 1 TsaE: MNRLNDLSGPPRVLSLRSESSTKTMNIGRLFGSILPAGSAVSLEGGLGAGKTLFAGGICEGLGIKEEVLSPTFILLEEYKGLFPVLHFDLYRLEKIEDVRELGLFDAADGRNVILVEWGDRLPDCVMEFDIHVDIKIINDDERRISFKGPDNLIRTLMEDDIELDTFYNGN; encoded by the coding sequence ATGAATCGCCTGAATGATTTAAGCGGTCCCCCGAGAGTGTTATCTCTCCGGAGCGAATCAAGTACAAAGACAATGAATATCGGGAGATTATTTGGAAGCATCCTTCCCGCCGGATCGGCAGTTTCTCTCGAAGGGGGGCTCGGAGCGGGTAAAACTCTTTTCGCCGGCGGTATATGCGAGGGTCTGGGAATTAAGGAAGAAGTCCTAAGCCCGACATTTATCCTGCTGGAAGAGTATAAAGGTTTATTTCCCGTACTCCATTTTGATCTTTATAGACTGGAAAAAATCGAAGATGTCAGAGAATTAGGATTATTCGATGCCGCCGATGGACGTAATGTAATTTTAGTTGAATGGGGGGATCGCCTGCCGGACTGTGTTATGGAGTTTGATATTCACGTGGATATTAAAATAATAAACGACGATGAAAGAAGAATTAGTTTTAAAGGTCCGGATAATTTGATACGAACGCTTATGGAGGATGATATTGAGCTCGACACGTTTTATAATGGCAATTGA
- the accD gene encoding acetyl-CoA carboxylase, carboxyltransferase subunit beta, whose translation MNWLKRARKGIRTLSKKSLPAGLWKKCPSCGEILYVENLEREMSICPNCQSHFRVTGDKYIQILFDEGTFAELDAGFYSSDPLNFKDRKKYKKRIKSARKSTGRNSAVITGTGDLNGCRVAAAAMDFSFLGGSMGSVVGEKITRLISIALKDEIPLVIVSASGGARMQESILSLMQMAKVSAAIAELSKARLPFISILTNPTTGGVAASFAFQGDLIIAEPKALIGFAGPRVIKETVGEQLPDGFQRSEFLLEHGMIDMICIRKELKKVVGYFADSFMRNRKLRYKEESPSNDEKKLSLI comes from the coding sequence ATGAATTGGCTGAAAAGAGCGAGAAAAGGGATTAGAACCTTGAGCAAGAAGAGCTTGCCCGCGGGTTTATGGAAAAAATGCCCTTCCTGCGGGGAGATTCTCTATGTGGAGAATCTTGAAAGAGAGATGTCGATTTGTCCGAATTGTCAAAGCCATTTTCGTGTTACGGGAGATAAATATATTCAAATATTGTTTGATGAAGGGACATTCGCGGAGTTAGATGCAGGGTTTTATTCAAGTGATCCGCTCAATTTCAAGGATAGGAAAAAATACAAGAAGCGAATTAAATCAGCCCGTAAGAGCACCGGGCGTAATTCCGCGGTTATAACCGGAACAGGAGATTTGAACGGCTGTAGAGTGGCCGCGGCTGCAATGGATTTTTCTTTTCTTGGCGGCAGTATGGGTTCGGTTGTTGGAGAAAAGATTACCAGATTAATATCGATAGCCTTAAAGGATGAAATACCACTCGTTATAGTTTCGGCGTCCGGTGGAGCGAGAATGCAGGAATCAATACTTTCACTTATGCAGATGGCGAAGGTTTCAGCTGCTATTGCCGAACTGTCAAAAGCCAGACTGCCTTTTATATCTATATTAACAAATCCGACTACGGGAGGTGTTGCCGCTTCTTTTGCTTTCCAGGGAGATTTGATTATTGCCGAACCGAAAGCACTTATTGGTTTTGCTGGACCGAGAGTAATCAAGGAAACAGTAGGTGAACAACTACCCGACGGGTTTCAGCGTTCTGAGTTTCTGCTTGAGCATGGTATGATTGATATGATATGCATCCGTAAAGAACTAAAAAAAGTTGTTGGTTATTTTGCCGATAGTTTCATGCGAAACAGGAAACTTAGATACAAGGAAGAGAGCCCGAGCAATGATGAAAAAAAGCTCTCGCTTATCTGA
- a CDS encoding bifunctional response regulator/alkaline phosphatase family protein, with protein sequence MSALRKRKRILWVDDEIDLLRAHLIFLEEKGYYVKGVPSGQECLELIAAENFDLVLLDETMPGKSGLQTLHEIKEVNANLPVIMITKNEEEGLMDQAIGMKIDGYLLKPVNPLQIYSASKRILESHKIQEGIINKEYLQFFHSADNLIGGNIFYEDWIKIHKDLTYWDLEFDRFSNTGLNQTHMELRDKSNMRFGRFIEKEYVEWVNSVNGPKLSVDLFDQFVFPHLDSNKAVYLIVIDCMRYDQWLMMEDLLADFYTINRDFFYATLPTATPYSRNSIFSGLHPIDIKKKYPSYWMEKAKNEETGKNLFEDELMREQLNKKGFGKIKSKYIKIYDSDGADNIQNQVATYKSLDLVAIVINFIDILSHGRSHSRILSEISPDESAFRSLTRSWFIHSVLFEILKKIVRQDATVLITTDHGSILSKKAALIRANKKTSTNLRYKFGENISSDKKYCYHVSNPVDLRLPAESPSKNYVFAKENYYFVYPTDFHKYEKQFRGSFQHGGISLEEMIVPCVTLESK encoded by the coding sequence ATGTCTGCTTTAAGAAAAAGAAAACGCATATTATGGGTAGATGATGAGATTGATCTTCTTCGTGCGCATTTGATTTTTCTCGAAGAAAAGGGCTACTACGTAAAGGGTGTCCCCAGTGGTCAGGAGTGTTTAGAGCTTATAGCGGCTGAGAACTTTGATCTTGTTCTTCTCGATGAGACTATGCCCGGTAAAAGTGGATTGCAAACACTTCATGAAATAAAAGAGGTTAATGCCAACCTGCCCGTTATTATGATAACCAAGAATGAAGAAGAAGGGTTGATGGATCAGGCAATTGGGATGAAAATAGACGGTTATCTTTTAAAACCCGTCAATCCGCTCCAGATTTATTCCGCGTCTAAGCGTATTCTGGAATCTCATAAAATCCAGGAAGGGATTATCAACAAGGAGTATTTACAGTTTTTTCATTCCGCGGATAATCTTATCGGCGGTAACATTTTTTATGAAGACTGGATAAAAATCCACAAGGATCTAACTTACTGGGATCTTGAATTTGACCGTTTCAGCAATACCGGCCTTAACCAGACTCATATGGAGTTGAGAGACAAGAGTAATATGAGATTTGGCCGTTTTATTGAAAAGGAATATGTTGAGTGGGTTAATTCGGTAAATGGACCTAAATTGAGCGTGGACCTTTTTGACCAATTTGTATTTCCTCATCTCGACAGTAATAAAGCCGTTTATCTTATTGTCATAGATTGTATGCGGTACGACCAATGGCTTATGATGGAAGATCTTTTAGCTGATTTTTATACTATAAACAGGGACTTCTTCTACGCGACCCTGCCAACGGCCACACCCTATTCGAGAAATTCAATATTTTCAGGTTTACACCCGATTGATATTAAGAAGAAGTACCCCTCGTACTGGATGGAGAAAGCAAAGAATGAAGAAACGGGAAAGAATCTATTTGAAGATGAACTTATGCGGGAACAACTTAACAAGAAAGGGTTTGGTAAGATAAAATCAAAATATATAAAAATTTATGACTCTGACGGAGCTGATAATATTCAAAATCAGGTTGCTACTTATAAGTCCCTTGATTTGGTTGCAATAGTTATTAATTTTATCGACATACTTTCTCATGGAAGAAGCCACAGCAGGATACTTTCAGAAATATCTCCCGATGAGAGTGCTTTTCGTTCTTTGACGCGGTCGTGGTTTATACATTCCGTTCTTTTCGAGATACTGAAGAAGATAGTGCGGCAAGACGCCACTGTCTTAATTACTACCGATCACGGGTCTATTTTAAGCAAAAAAGCTGCCCTTATCAGAGCTAACAAGAAAACTTCCACTAATCTCAGATATAAATTCGGTGAAAATATAAGCTCTGATAAAAAATACTGTTATCATGTAAGTAATCCGGTTGATTTAAGACTTCCGGCGGAAAGTCCATCAAAGAATTATGTGTTTGCCAAAGAGAATTACTATTTTGTTTATCCTACTGATTTTCATAAATATGAGAAACAGTTCCGGGGAAGTTTTCAACATGGTGGAATTTCTCTCGAAGAGATGATCGTTCCGTGTGTTACACTTGAATCGAAATAA
- a CDS encoding HU family DNA-binding protein: protein MNKTEMVEKVAKKTGLTLKDAKAAIDAIFSTAPREGIIASEIAIGRRVQITGFGTFSRRSRKKRKGRNPQTNQTITIPATKVPAFKAGKALKARVAKK, encoded by the coding sequence ATGAATAAAACAGAAATGGTAGAAAAGGTTGCGAAGAAAACTGGCTTGACCCTTAAGGATGCCAAGGCGGCTATTGACGCTATTTTCAGCACAGCTCCTAGAGAGGGTATTATCGCTTCTGAAATAGCGATAGGTAGAAGAGTTCAGATTACCGGATTTGGCACTTTCTCGCGCCGTAGCCGTAAAAAGCGCAAAGGCCGTAATCCTCAGACAAATCAAACTATTACTATTCCAGCCACAAAAGTACCAGCCTTTAAAGCCGGCAAGGCTTTGAAAGCTCGTGTGGCGAAGAAGTAA
- a CDS encoding putative LPS assembly protein LptD has product MNRFFLNMLFLPGYLVIAILVSPSSYSYPVLSSERGTKTDSIEVKQSKGIADSTLYRWKAGHFRFREEENKQVIFLRDSVRIDHQTAVITSLRGKYYVDDERFILINNVHAVDSTMEIFGDVGEYFGVSEVLIVKENVRCLDVGMEILCERGRYDRKKKEALLTGNVILSDSTRVLYADTVYYDRITEIADAYENVVLVNLAEDYAIAGDHARYKRKEDEVIMDTLPVLTFDQSQETPGRVKANRMQFDVERNVGMAQGNVELIKGDTKATCDSTVMFNDRKYVELRGDPVATSGPSSMKGTIIGLWYDEMEVNRIVLPRKGRLAQAPPKGSHWWKDSWIEGDSVVIYLSEENVDSVKIFGNAKAMYYPLESEKNKVSNNYSTGDSMFFEFEEGDLTYVRVSGNAEGLYKYLHLKNNETIDSLAAKTDTVLEYRNFDTESNRVKYSGVDIEYFADKEDMILKEKASLHYENKTLTADHIDFNSKMNILKAEGGPVLEEDEQKMYGYEMGYDMGESGGIVTNGSTQYDQGYYRGKHIFKEGEGVLKVYDSIYTTCDLKDPHFSLRANKMKVYIGDKVISGPIKLYIGEIPIFYLPFMANSIRHDRHSGILRPNFDIGINSRDGRFIRGLGYYWATNDYTDFALRTDFNEFKNVRIQLENRYKVRYMLGGNVKLNFMRDFTNKANQWTVNSSHSQNFGKSASFRSNLRFVSSDQAQSALHRAEDVKKIVDRRIYSSANFNKSWGGTRLGLSASRNQKLNVEDPYATRVSGTMPSVSLNFPRTSLWFGENHKSGKRSIIERMLRSVSFSPNLNAKRATEESDAKRITRISASSGLSLSQQHKLLFLNLSPSLSTRWNYSRVSYDKIDTSLVANPNSLVNESDNRFSLSLNSGIGTTLYGTFYPKLGVIRGIRHTFNPSANYSYSPKLGEEQAESRNVRYSVRNILDLKVLENDQLVKKNNVITWNLGGSYNPDAAKGNRFSNIGSSVRTTIANFMSFSLNHSIDPKEKEIVSTSFSVDLSLGGEFSYPAKWRIRKAEKIAAAAGSDSLESKGDGKGSEKKAEGKQRWSFNIGYSYSSRGTGVYKSISSKVDLRGNLKLTEKWQISYSGYYDLERQGFTSQQYSIKRDLHCWQASFIHREFGGEWSYYFQISIKELPDIMYERGKRGLISSVPFR; this is encoded by the coding sequence TTGAACAGATTTTTTCTGAATATGTTGTTCTTACCGGGATACCTGGTAATTGCTATTCTTGTTTCCCCTTCATCTTATTCATATCCGGTTTTAAGCAGTGAGCGCGGCACAAAAACTGATTCAATTGAAGTTAAGCAAAGCAAAGGAATTGCTGATTCGACTCTCTATAGATGGAAAGCCGGTCACTTCAGATTCAGGGAAGAAGAGAATAAGCAGGTAATTTTCTTAAGGGACAGTGTTCGAATTGATCATCAGACGGCCGTAATAACATCTCTGAGGGGCAAGTACTATGTCGATGATGAGCGCTTTATTCTTATAAATAATGTGCATGCCGTCGACAGTACTATGGAGATATTTGGAGATGTGGGAGAATATTTTGGTGTTTCAGAGGTTCTTATCGTCAAGGAAAATGTACGGTGTCTCGATGTTGGGATGGAAATTCTATGCGAGAGGGGCAGGTATGACCGGAAGAAGAAAGAAGCACTTTTAACGGGTAATGTTATTCTGTCGGACAGTACAAGAGTTCTGTACGCGGATACTGTTTATTACGACAGGATAACTGAAATTGCCGACGCTTATGAAAATGTTGTTCTGGTAAACTTGGCAGAAGACTACGCGATAGCTGGAGATCACGCTCGTTACAAGAGGAAAGAAGATGAAGTCATAATGGACACCCTTCCCGTCCTAACCTTTGATCAGAGTCAAGAGACCCCGGGAAGAGTAAAAGCGAACCGAATGCAGTTTGATGTTGAACGTAATGTTGGAATGGCTCAGGGTAATGTAGAGTTGATAAAGGGAGACACTAAGGCTACTTGCGATTCCACCGTTATGTTTAACGATCGGAAATATGTTGAATTACGCGGAGATCCGGTAGCTACCAGCGGGCCGTCGAGCATGAAGGGAACTATAATCGGGCTCTGGTATGATGAAATGGAAGTTAACCGTATTGTTCTTCCCCGGAAAGGACGTCTCGCGCAGGCGCCTCCTAAAGGATCCCACTGGTGGAAAGATTCCTGGATAGAGGGCGATTCAGTAGTAATTTACCTGTCTGAAGAGAATGTCGATTCAGTTAAGATATTTGGAAACGCCAAGGCTATGTACTATCCGTTGGAGAGCGAAAAGAACAAAGTGTCTAATAACTATTCAACCGGAGACAGTATGTTTTTTGAGTTTGAAGAAGGTGATCTTACCTATGTCAGGGTTTCAGGTAATGCCGAGGGTTTGTATAAATATCTCCATTTGAAGAACAATGAGACGATCGACAGTTTAGCCGCGAAAACGGACACGGTTCTCGAGTATCGTAATTTTGATACCGAAAGCAACAGGGTCAAGTACAGCGGGGTTGATATAGAGTATTTCGCCGATAAAGAAGATATGATTCTTAAGGAGAAAGCCAGTCTGCATTATGAAAACAAAACATTAACGGCTGATCATATCGATTTTAATTCTAAAATGAACATTCTCAAGGCTGAGGGGGGACCTGTACTGGAAGAGGACGAACAGAAGATGTACGGATATGAAATGGGATATGATATGGGGGAAAGCGGCGGTATCGTTACAAATGGTTCAACTCAGTATGATCAAGGATATTATAGGGGTAAGCATATATTCAAGGAAGGCGAGGGTGTTTTAAAGGTTTATGATTCGATTTATACTACCTGTGATTTGAAAGATCCACATTTTTCACTTCGTGCCAATAAGATGAAAGTATATATTGGCGATAAAGTGATTTCAGGTCCTATAAAACTCTATATTGGTGAAATTCCTATTTTCTATCTTCCCTTCATGGCCAATTCTATAAGGCATGACAGGCATTCAGGAATCTTAAGACCTAATTTTGATATTGGGATTAACAGTAGAGACGGTAGATTTATAAGAGGACTGGGTTATTATTGGGCCACGAATGATTATACAGATTTTGCTTTGAGGACGGATTTCAATGAATTTAAGAATGTTAGAATCCAGCTGGAGAACAGATATAAAGTCAGATATATGCTGGGTGGTAATGTCAAGTTGAATTTCATGAGAGATTTCACGAATAAGGCGAATCAATGGACGGTAAATTCTTCTCATAGCCAGAATTTCGGAAAGTCTGCTTCCTTTCGCTCCAATCTCAGGTTTGTAAGCAGCGATCAAGCTCAAAGCGCTCTTCATAGAGCTGAGGATGTAAAGAAGATTGTTGATAGAAGAATATATTCAAGTGCCAATTTCAACAAAAGCTGGGGAGGAACAAGGCTCGGTTTGTCGGCAAGCCGCAACCAGAAGTTGAATGTTGAAGATCCTTATGCCACCAGAGTTTCTGGAACGATGCCGTCGGTTTCCCTTAATTTTCCCCGCACATCTCTCTGGTTTGGAGAGAATCACAAAAGCGGTAAGAGAAGTATCATAGAAAGAATGCTTAGAAGTGTATCCTTTTCCCCAAACCTCAATGCAAAGCGAGCTACTGAAGAGAGCGACGCAAAAAGAATTACAAGAATATCGGCTAGCTCAGGTTTGTCTCTCAGCCAGCAGCATAAGCTGCTGTTTCTGAATCTTTCCCCGTCATTGAGTACGAGATGGAATTATTCCCGTGTTAGTTATGATAAGATCGATACATCTCTTGTTGCCAATCCAAATTCGCTTGTGAATGAGAGCGATAACAGGTTTTCGCTGAGTCTTAATTCGGGAATTGGAACCACTCTGTACGGGACTTTCTATCCGAAGCTGGGCGTGATACGCGGGATAAGGCATACTTTCAACCCTTCCGCCAATTATTCATATAGCCCCAAACTGGGAGAAGAGCAAGCCGAAAGCAGGAATGTAAGGTATTCAGTAAGGAACATACTTGATTTAAAAGTACTTGAAAATGACCAGCTGGTTAAAAAGAATAATGTGATAACCTGGAACCTCGGCGGGAGCTATAATCCCGATGCCGCTAAAGGCAATCGTTTTTCAAATATAGGCAGTAGTGTCCGCACTACCATAGCAAATTTTATGTCGTTTAGTCTTAATCACTCAATAGATCCGAAGGAAAAGGAGATAGTATCGACTAGTTTCAGTGTTGACCTGTCACTTGGCGGGGAATTTTCATATCCCGCCAAATGGAGAATACGTAAAGCCGAAAAGATCGCTGCTGCAGCAGGTTCAGATTCATTGGAGTCAAAGGGTGACGGGAAAGGGTCAGAGAAGAAGGCGGAAGGTAAGCAAAGATGGTCATTTAATATAGGATACAGTTATTCAAGCAGGGGGACAGGTGTATACAAATCGATCTCAAGCAAAGTGGACCTGAGAGGTAATCTCAAATTAACAGAGAAATGGCAGATATCATATTCGGGATATTATGATTTGGAAAGGCAGGGATTTACGAGTCAGCAGTATTCTATAAAACGTGATTTACATTGCTGGCAGGCTAGTTTCATTCATCGTGAATTTGGAGGAGAATGGAGTTATTATTTCCAGATATCGATAAAGGAACTTCCCGATATAATGTATGAAAGAGGAAAGAGGGGTTTGATAAGTTCTGTACCTTTCAGATAG
- the tsaB gene encoding tRNA (adenosine(37)-N6)-threonylcarbamoyltransferase complex dimerization subunit type 1 TsaB, with product MSSTRFIMAIDSSHLKGSVAVSRGDELLCEILFDASDTHSATLLPAVDVCLRSAHLGVKDIDLFGIVRGPGSFTGLRIGLATIKALAAVKKRPVVSATSLEVLAAAFPYLSREVVPIIDARRGEVYLAIYSTKGGLPSAILEPVAVRPEEIPSLIEENCQGPVIFCGTGIKKYREAIEPKMPPGSSYSVLYGSVPRASLLIAVTRGRVEVEYEELSELAPLYIRPPDAKLPDSTDLNPGGSSRWPIL from the coding sequence TTGAGCTCGACACGTTTTATAATGGCAATTGACAGTTCACACCTTAAGGGCAGTGTGGCTGTATCTCGTGGAGATGAATTATTGTGTGAAATTCTCTTTGACGCCAGCGATACTCATTCCGCCACATTGCTTCCCGCGGTAGACGTGTGTCTGCGCTCTGCTCACCTTGGAGTTAAAGATATTGACTTATTCGGCATTGTAAGAGGCCCCGGCAGTTTTACAGGACTTAGAATAGGACTGGCCACGATTAAGGCTTTAGCCGCTGTCAAAAAAAGGCCGGTTGTTTCAGCCACAAGTCTGGAGGTTCTCGCGGCTGCTTTTCCGTATCTTTCCCGCGAGGTGGTCCCGATAATTGACGCGAGGAGGGGTGAAGTCTATTTGGCGATATACAGCACGAAAGGGGGGTTGCCTTCCGCCATTCTCGAACCGGTTGCTGTAAGACCTGAAGAAATACCTTCGCTGATTGAGGAAAATTGCCAAGGCCCAGTTATTTTCTGCGGAACGGGGATAAAAAAATACAGGGAAGCAATAGAGCCGAAGATGCCCCCGGGCAGCAGTTATTCAGTTTTATATGGTTCTGTTCCGCGTGCATCGCTTCTTATAGCCGTAACAAGGGGCAGAGTGGAAGTTGAATACGAGGAGCTTTCTGAATTGGCGCCATTATATATCAGACCTCCCGACGCTAAATTGCCTGACTCAACTGATCTTAATCCCGGAGGGAGCAGCCGTTGGCCGATTTTGTGA
- a CDS encoding ROK family protein: MGMIYGIDIGGTNIKLGIVDKDGVILKEGKIRTRAEEGPSAVISRVLEWFNSKRAGFPGSDIIGAGIGCAGLVDRERGFLYSSPNLPRWDNVELGKFFSEQLDVPVVVDNDANCAAYGEFLLGAGRGANNFICITLGTGVGGGMVINGRLYRGETGQAGEIGHIVIKFDEKLRGYQNRGSLEAYIGSAAIVERTKEMLKQESSNPLLDIDRLTVKDIAAAAGKGNELAVRSLRKTGIYFGIGLSNIVHIVNPEVIAVGGGVSAAGELIFKPARETLAEYVIDDKFLDVKIVPAELGNKASFLGAAMMVFNNKQDE, from the coding sequence ATGGGAATGATATACGGGATAGATATAGGTGGAACAAATATTAAACTAGGAATCGTGGATAAAGATGGAGTGATTCTAAAAGAAGGTAAGATCAGAACCCGGGCGGAAGAAGGCCCTTCTGCCGTTATTTCAAGAGTATTGGAATGGTTTAACTCTAAACGCGCCGGTTTCCCCGGTTCTGATATTATTGGAGCGGGTATCGGCTGTGCGGGATTAGTAGATAGAGAAAGGGGCTTTCTATATTCATCACCGAATCTTCCCCGATGGGATAACGTTGAATTAGGAAAATTTTTTTCTGAGCAGCTCGATGTCCCCGTGGTTGTTGACAATGATGCTAATTGCGCCGCGTACGGGGAATTTCTGCTGGGAGCCGGAAGAGGAGCAAATAACTTCATATGTATTACTCTGGGAACCGGTGTTGGGGGGGGGATGGTAATAAATGGACGACTTTACAGAGGGGAGACGGGACAGGCGGGTGAGATTGGGCATATTGTAATAAAATTTGATGAAAAGTTGCGTGGGTATCAAAACAGAGGGAGTCTCGAAGCTTATATAGGTTCCGCCGCGATTGTCGAAAGAACAAAAGAAATGCTTAAACAGGAAAGCTCGAACCCTCTTCTTGATATTGACAGGTTGACTGTAAAAGATATAGCCGCGGCGGCAGGAAAGGGTAATGAACTTGCCGTAAGATCCCTGAGAAAAACAGGCATCTATTTTGGAATAGGTTTATCTAATATTGTTCATATTGTAAATCCTGAAGTGATTGCGGTTGGCGGGGGCGTTTCAGCTGCGGGCGAATTGATATTCAAACCAGCCAGAGAAACGCTCGCCGAGTATGTTATTGATGACAAGTTTCTTGATGTGAAGATTGTTCCCGCCGAGCTCGGTAACAAGGCGTCTTTTCTTGGTGCCGCGATGATGGTGTTTAATAACAAGCAAGATGAGTGA
- a CDS encoding Mur ligase family protein, whose translation MMKKSSRLSDRRYPFSNIEFLYSLRPTKMRLGLENITSLLDSLGNPQMKYPAVLVGGTNGKGSVTAYISSILRCAGLKVGTFYSPHLFRINERIRINNREIPSAALDRIVDRLRRGYERNPFTFFEGITASAALYFLQNKVDIAIFEVGLGGRLDATRPVNAVATVITGISIDHSSHLGRSRKAILGEKLGIARGGVPLIVNLDTDSLIEKASFYCRREDSSVINVKESTSSRLKKITFERMTFSLKTDKYDYGDIETRMIGKAQKINVSTAVKTIEVLGDKTGKSYVKYVKEGLEKTSLPGRFQVLRGVPRVILDTSHNQQALINSLNTLLAVSQPHRNILLFGCMARKEPGRFPSIALRSARKIILVPLKQKGAETGENLLNYFTEAGSKETKDARVILSRGMGDALRKAKTGLKGNDTILICGSHHMVDEAVSYS comes from the coding sequence ATGATGAAAAAAAGCTCTCGCTTATCTGATAGAAGATATCCATTTTCAAATATTGAGTTTCTTTATTCCCTGAGACCGACTAAAATGAGGCTCGGGCTTGAGAATATAACATCTCTTTTAGATTCTCTGGGCAATCCGCAGATGAAATATCCGGCGGTGTTGGTAGGCGGCACTAACGGCAAAGGGTCGGTTACCGCTTACATTTCTTCAATTCTCCGTTGTGCGGGACTTAAAGTAGGCACTTTCTATTCTCCGCATTTGTTCAGGATTAATGAAAGAATCAGGATTAATAATCGGGAAATACCCTCAGCTGCACTGGATAGAATTGTGGACCGGCTGAGGCGCGGGTATGAAAGAAATCCTTTTACTTTCTTTGAAGGAATTACGGCTTCTGCGGCTTTGTATTTCTTGCAAAACAAGGTTGATATCGCGATATTTGAAGTAGGGCTTGGGGGGAGGCTTGATGCTACGCGTCCCGTTAATGCTGTTGCCACAGTGATTACGGGGATTTCAATTGATCACAGCAGCCATCTGGGTAGAAGCAGAAAAGCAATTCTTGGTGAAAAATTGGGTATTGCCAGAGGGGGGGTCCCTTTGATAGTGAATCTGGACACCGATTCACTCATTGAAAAGGCATCTTTCTATTGCCGCCGGGAAGACTCCTCGGTGATAAATGTAAAAGAAAGTACATCTTCAAGGTTAAAGAAGATCACATTCGAAAGGATGACCTTCAGTTTAAAAACTGATAAATATGATTATGGAGATATCGAAACACGGATGATCGGCAAAGCTCAGAAAATCAACGTGTCAACCGCGGTAAAGACAATTGAAGTACTGGGTGATAAGACGGGTAAGTCATACGTCAAATATGTTAAAGAGGGTTTGGAAAAGACCTCTCTTCCCGGGCGTTTTCAGGTGCTGCGGGGAGTTCCAAGGGTGATTCTGGACACTTCCCATAATCAGCAGGCCCTTATCAATTCGCTCAATACTCTTCTTGCTGTATCTCAACCTCATAGAAATATCCTTCTTTTTGGATGTATGGCAAGGAAAGAACCGGGAAGATTCCCATCTATAGCGTTAAGATCGGCAAGGAAGATTATTCTGGTTCCTTTGAAACAGAAAGGGGCTGAAACAGGGGAGAATCTACTAAATTATTTTACCGAAGCGGGCAGCAAAGAAACTAAAGATGCGCGGGTGATTCTATCGAGAGGAATGGGAGACGCTCTAAGGAAAGCAAAGACAGGTTTGAAAGGGAATGATACCATATTGATTTGCGGGTCTCATCATATGGTTGATGAAGCTGTTTCATATTCATAA